The Halomonas sp. HAL1 genome segment GTGGGTTCTCCGCCCACTCGACTCGCCACCGCCTCAACCCCTCCCAGCCGTTGGGATAGAGTGTCGACGCCGAGCGCGCGGTAATGTTGGTCAATCTCCACAGGCCAATCCTCACCAAAACGTTGCATATATTCAGGCCCGAATAGGGGGCTTTAAGACGTTTATTATCAGAGAGTAACGTTTAAAAGTTAATAAGGGGACTATCGTCATCGTTATTAATGGTGATCCCAATAGGGCCGTTCGCCAATCTCCGCGAACAAATACTCTAAAAAGGCGGCCACTTTCTGCGAGCGCAGGCGGTTTTCGGGGTAGATAGCATGGATTCCTTCTCGCGTCGCTTCGCCTAGGGCTTCATAGGTTTCCAAAATGGGCGTTAGGCCGCCATCGCGCAGCGCATCGAATAGCAACCATGTGGGAAATAGCACAATACCTTGACCTTGCAGAGCGGCTTCCACAAGACTCTCGGCATTGTTGCTATGCAAATTGCCTTTTACCGAATAACGCTGCGCTTGAGGATTGCCAGCCCCTTGGAAATACCAAGGCTGAATACCGCGTGTTCCTTTATAGACTAAGCAGTTATGGTCACTCAATTGTGCAGGATGGTGGGGCTCGCCGCACCGCGTTAAATACGCGGGGGAAGCGCAGGCGACAAAGCGCTGGGTCGCGAGTTGCCGGGCCACTAGGCTTGAATCCCCCAGCGATCCCACCCGTATTACGACATCGGCGCCCTCTTGTACCGGGTCGATAAAGGCATCGCTCAACGTTAGCTCTACCTCCACGGCCGGGTTTGCCTGCTGAAAACTAGCCAATAAAGGCGCGATATGCCGACGCCCAAACGCCACAGGTGCATTAAGACGCAACAATCCCTGCGGTTGCTTAGCGCCGCTGATTACCTGCTCGGTAGCGTCATCCAAGCTTTCTAATATGCTTCTTACCTCCCGATAATAGCGCTCCCCGGCATCGGTGAGCCTTACCGCTCGCGTATGACGGTAGAGCAATCGCTGGCCTAGCGAACGCTCCAACCCT includes the following:
- a CDS encoding LysR family transcriptional regulator; amino-acid sequence: MDNSLRLLALRLFVRVASSGSFAEAARYFDLPASSVSRHIAGLERSLGQRLLYRHTRAVRLTDAGERYYREVRSILESLDDATEQVISGAKQPQGLLRLNAPVAFGRRHIAPLLASFQQANPAVEVELTLSDAFIDPVQEGADVVIRVGSLGDSSLVARQLATQRFVACASPAYLTRCGEPHHPAQLSDHNCLVYKGTRGIQPWYFQGAGNPQAQRYSVKGNLHSNNAESLVEAALQGQGIVLFPTWLLFDALRDGGLTPILETYEALGEATREGIHAIYPENRLRSQKVAAFLEYLFAEIGERPYWDHH